In one Novosphingobium humi genomic region, the following are encoded:
- a CDS encoding type II toxin-antitoxin system RelE/ParE family toxin, which translates to MRRVEWAESALTDIRTQIEYIAVQDPQAARKVANAIGQTGAALGEFATGHPGRVAGTYEKLVRGLPYIIAYALTDKEQAVSILRVIHTARDWTEEAWPRA; encoded by the coding sequence GTGAGGCGGGTGGAATGGGCGGAATCAGCCCTCACTGATATCCGCACACAAATTGAATATATAGCCGTGCAGGATCCACAGGCGGCTCGCAAGGTAGCCAATGCCATTGGCCAGACTGGCGCAGCCTTGGGAGAATTTGCGACCGGCCATCCGGGGCGTGTGGCGGGGACTTACGAGAAATTGGTGCGCGGGCTGCCCTATATCATCGCCTATGCTCTGACTGACAAGGAGCAAGCTGTCTCGATCTTGCGGGTTATCCATACCGCGCGGGATTGGACTGAGGAAGCTTGGCCAAGGGCATGA
- a CDS encoding tyrosine-type recombinase/integrase yields the protein MSSNPKQENGCQVAEIDAAFSLNQIPSNNEKLTGHHARRKAPCRDTILWDSEVPGFGIRMRTSGAKSWIVKFSDRAQRRFVTLGQPPAMDVRKARAEARKLVAAAQTVGLPCAVGKASGEGLTFAKAAAELLPSLARQWKPSTVKTNSSYLRRTLIPFFGDMPMATIQRTDVARWRDSLAAKGGTFNRAVPVLSILMQEAEAFGYRQHASNPCRGIARYKRRKMERFLSMAEYRGLGHVLQEVEEEMPQAVALLRLLIATGGRVGEIASLRWEWVKEARIFLPDSKTGAKVIYLNAPARTMLERLGADSRQGLVFPSPYNPNKPIKIWSDWQKIRQRAGLGDLRLHDLRHSFASLAIRQGISLTIISRLLGHALPETTERYAHLADDSISEAADRVCSVLAQGLGVAA from the coding sequence ATGTCCTCCAATCCGAAACAAGAAAATGGCTGTCAGGTAGCCGAAATTGATGCTGCCTTTTCTTTGAATCAGATCCCATCAAACAACGAGAAACTCACCGGCCATCATGCCCGTCGCAAGGCCCCTTGCCGCGATACAATCCTATGGGACAGCGAGGTTCCCGGTTTTGGTATAAGAATGCGTACCAGCGGCGCCAAAAGCTGGATCGTCAAATTCAGTGATCGCGCCCAAAGACGCTTCGTGACGTTGGGCCAGCCACCGGCCATGGATGTGCGCAAGGCCCGCGCCGAGGCGAGGAAGCTGGTCGCAGCGGCCCAGACGGTGGGGCTGCCTTGCGCGGTGGGAAAAGCTTCGGGCGAAGGGCTCACTTTTGCCAAGGCGGCAGCCGAACTGCTTCCTTCTCTCGCCCGGCAGTGGAAACCTTCCACCGTGAAGACCAACTCATCCTATCTGCGGCGCACGCTGATCCCCTTCTTTGGCGACATGCCGATGGCGACCATTCAGCGCACCGATGTTGCCCGCTGGCGCGACAGCCTCGCCGCGAAGGGAGGCACGTTCAACCGCGCGGTGCCGGTGCTCTCGATCCTGATGCAGGAGGCCGAGGCTTTTGGCTATCGCCAGCACGCCTCCAACCCCTGTCGTGGCATAGCGCGCTATAAGCGGCGCAAGATGGAGCGCTTCCTCAGCATGGCCGAGTATCGCGGGCTGGGGCATGTGCTGCAAGAAGTGGAGGAGGAAATGCCGCAAGCCGTCGCCTTGCTCCGGCTGTTGATCGCCACCGGGGGGCGCGTGGGCGAGATCGCCAGCTTGCGCTGGGAGTGGGTGAAGGAGGCCCGCATCTTCCTCCCCGACAGCAAGACCGGGGCCAAGGTGATCTATCTCAACGCCCCCGCCCGCACCATGCTTGAAAGGTTGGGCGCGGATAGTCGTCAGGGTCTTGTATTTCCCTCACCCTATAATCCCAACAAACCAATCAAAATCTGGTCGGATTGGCAGAAGATCCGCCAGCGTGCCGGACTGGGGGATCTGCGCCTCCATGATCTGCGTCACAGTTTTGCCTCGCTGGCGATCCGTCAGGGCATCTCACTGACCATCATCAGTCGCCTGCTTGGCCATGCTCTGCCCGAAACGACCGAGCGCTATGCCCATCTGGCCGATGACTCGATCTCGGAAGCCGCTGATCGCGTGTGCAGCGTCCTTGCGCAAGGCTTAGGGGTGGCGGCATGA
- the tcuC gene encoding tricarballylate/proton symporter TcuC translates to MSGDKNASWAKTKAVFIVSSGNFLEMYDFMVFGYYAKAIGKAFFPAVNPAASLLLAFMTFGAGFLMRPVGAVVLGSYIDRHGRRKGLLLTLALMGVGTLAIAGMPTYAQIGLAAPLLVLLGRLIQGMSAGVEVGGASVYLSEVATDGRRGFFVAWQSASQQVAVIFAALVGLLLNSLMPPGTMETWGWRIPFVLGSLLLPFLLLVRRALKETEAFEHSTSRPDLRASLDAILANAGVVLLGMGMAVTTTVFFYMLTAYTPTYGTSVLNLTPAQSMLVTLMVGMTNFVLLPVMGALSDRIGRTPQLIACSLLAALVGYPALQWMVAAPSFERLVMVDLLLAAIYAGYNGALVVHLTEIMPVHVRTTGFALAYSLATAIFGGFTPALSTYLIEATGDKGAPGIWLTGAGLISLLAVIAVAQMTRRSSEEKSLVGI, encoded by the coding sequence ATGTCAGGTGACAAGAATGCCAGCTGGGCAAAAACCAAAGCGGTGTTCATTGTTTCGAGCGGCAATTTCCTCGAAATGTATGATTTCATGGTCTTTGGCTATTATGCCAAGGCCATCGGCAAGGCCTTCTTCCCCGCAGTCAATCCGGCGGCATCCTTGCTGCTCGCCTTCATGACATTTGGCGCAGGCTTCCTCATGCGGCCGGTCGGCGCGGTGGTGCTGGGCAGCTATATTGACCGGCATGGCCGCCGTAAGGGGCTGCTGTTGACGCTGGCGCTGATGGGGGTGGGCACGCTGGCGATTGCGGGCATGCCGACCTATGCGCAGATCGGCCTTGCCGCGCCTTTGCTGGTGCTGCTGGGGCGGCTGATTCAGGGCATGTCGGCGGGTGTCGAAGTGGGCGGCGCCTCGGTCTATCTCTCCGAGGTGGCGACCGACGGGCGGCGCGGCTTTTTCGTCGCATGGCAATCGGCCAGCCAGCAGGTGGCGGTAATCTTTGCCGCGCTGGTCGGGCTTTTGCTCAATTCGCTTATGCCGCCGGGCACGATGGAGACATGGGGCTGGCGCATTCCCTTTGTGCTGGGCTCGCTGCTGCTGCCATTTTTGCTGCTGGTGCGCCGCGCACTCAAGGAGACCGAGGCGTTTGAACACAGCACCTCGCGGCCCGACCTGCGCGCCTCGCTCGATGCGATCCTGGCCAATGCGGGCGTCGTCCTGCTGGGCATGGGCATGGCGGTGACGACCACGGTGTTCTTCTATATGCTCACCGCCTATACGCCGACCTATGGCACCAGTGTGCTCAATCTGACGCCCGCGCAATCCATGCTGGTGACGCTGATGGTGGGGATGACCAATTTCGTGCTGTTGCCGGTGATGGGCGCGCTGTCGGACCGGATCGGGCGGACGCCGCAATTGATCGCCTGTTCGCTGCTCGCCGCTTTGGTGGGCTATCCCGCGCTGCAATGGATGGTGGCGGCGCCTTCTTTTGAGCGGTTGGTGATGGTCGATCTGCTGCTGGCGGCGATTTATGCCGGTTATAATGGCGCGCTGGTGGTGCATCTGACCGAGATCATGCCCGTCCATGTCCGCACCACCGGCTTTGCGCTGGCCTATAGTCTGGCCACGGCGATTTTCGGCGGCTTCACGCCCGCGCTCTCGACCTATCTGATCGAGGCGACCGGCGACAAGGGCGCCCCCGGCATCTGGCTGACCGGGGCGGGGCTGATTAGTCTGCTCGCCGTGATCGCGGTGGCGCAGATGACGCGGCGCAGCAGCGAGGAGAAGTCTTTGGTAGGGATTTGA
- a CDS encoding tyrosine-type recombinase/integrase has product MNALTLTELVTEELAVLGATFDRAPDRPARLTQWCARLPGFGTRCYANGRKAYVVQAAMEGRTRTVTIADSRVITEAHARGIARRVLLRVQTGENPADAKTRSKAMPVFSAFLVRYWANASAGWKASTLDRNRYYRTHLVTAFPRRHLDAITPGDVRKWFAKVTRTAGPAAGNRSFELMLSLFRKAEEWGELPSGSNPCHGIKRNRLRKHECLLSAEELTRLGQALDLEAETCPKEVAALRLIILTGCRKSEICNLTWDEVRGRRLLLHDAKTGPRTVWLGKEAQAILDGIEHHPMHDEVFWTEGGQLNINQLDGCYYRVRRAAGLDHVRLHDLRHNFASHAASMSETLPMIAKLLGHADIKMAARYAHLDDASVLEACEAIGAALRMVLV; this is encoded by the coding sequence ATGAACGCCCTGACGCTGACCGAACTGGTCACAGAAGAACTGGCTGTCCTTGGCGCTACGTTTGATCGGGCGCCAGATCGCCCTGCCCGCCTCACCCAATGGTGCGCCAGACTGCCGGGCTTTGGCACCCGCTGCTATGCCAACGGGCGCAAGGCCTATGTGGTGCAGGCCGCCATGGAGGGACGGACACGGACCGTCACGATTGCCGATAGCCGGGTCATCACCGAGGCCCATGCCCGCGGCATCGCCCGCCGCGTGCTGCTGCGCGTCCAGACCGGGGAGAACCCGGCCGATGCCAAGACCAGAAGCAAGGCCATGCCGGTCTTCTCGGCTTTCCTCGTCCGCTATTGGGCAAACGCGTCGGCAGGCTGGAAGGCCTCCACGCTGGACCGGAACCGCTACTACCGCACGCATCTCGTGACGGCCTTTCCACGACGACATCTGGATGCGATCACACCCGGCGATGTCCGAAAGTGGTTTGCCAAGGTAACCCGCACCGCTGGACCTGCGGCGGGCAATCGAAGTTTTGAGCTGATGCTTTCGCTCTTCCGAAAGGCGGAAGAATGGGGCGAGTTACCGTCAGGCTCGAACCCTTGCCACGGGATCAAGCGCAACAGGCTGCGCAAGCATGAATGTTTGCTCTCGGCGGAGGAACTGACGCGGCTTGGGCAGGCATTGGATCTGGAGGCCGAAACCTGTCCCAAAGAGGTGGCGGCCTTGCGGCTCATCATCCTCACCGGTTGCCGCAAGAGCGAGATCTGTAATCTGACATGGGATGAGGTTCGTGGGCGGCGACTGTTGCTGCATGATGCCAAGACCGGGCCGCGCACAGTATGGTTAGGCAAAGAGGCTCAGGCGATCCTTGACGGGATCGAGCATCATCCGATGCACGATGAGGTCTTCTGGACGGAAGGCGGGCAACTCAACATCAATCAACTGGATGGCTGCTACTATCGTGTGCGGCGTGCCGCTGGGCTTGATCATGTCCGACTGCATGACCTGCGGCACAATTTTGCCAGCCACGCGGCCTCCATGTCCGAGACGCTACCCATGATTGCCAAGCTGCTAGGCCATGCCGACATCAAGATGGCGGCGCGCTATGCCCATCTCGATGACGCGTCCGTGCTGGAGGCCTGCGAGGCCATCGGAGCGGCGCTGCGGATGGTATTGGTGTAG
- a CDS encoding response regulator transcription factor, producing the protein MARVLLVEDDRTLASGLITLIKNSGFAIDAVRSGEEALEVAEAEPYNLIICDVGLPGMSGFETIRHLRARGATVPVLFLTARHEREDRIQGFDLGGDDYLGKPFDADELLAHIRALVRRSAGSASPLLRVGQLICDFSATSATVADRPLVLPRREWSVLWALASRAGKVVPKDRLLSEVFDYDDPVGSNAVEVYITRLRKKLAPDGPKITSLRGLGYMMDVS; encoded by the coding sequence ATGGCACGGGTTCTCCTTGTTGAAGATGATCGGACACTGGCTAGTGGACTGATTACACTTATAAAAAATTCCGGTTTTGCCATTGATGCGGTGCGTTCGGGCGAGGAAGCGCTCGAAGTGGCAGAGGCCGAACCCTATAATCTTATCATATGCGATGTCGGCCTTCCCGGCATGTCTGGCTTTGAAACGATCCGGCATTTGCGTGCACGCGGGGCCACGGTGCCGGTGCTGTTCCTGACCGCGAGGCATGAGCGCGAGGACCGCATTCAGGGGTTCGATCTTGGCGGCGACGATTATCTGGGCAAGCCTTTTGATGCCGATGAATTGCTGGCCCATATCCGGGCGCTGGTGCGCCGCTCGGCGGGATCGGCCAGCCCTTTGCTGCGCGTGGGACAATTGATATGCGATTTTTCCGCCACCAGCGCGACTGTTGCCGATCGCCCGCTGGTCCTGCCCCGGCGCGAATGGTCGGTGCTATGGGCGCTGGCCTCGCGCGCGGGCAAGGTGGTGCCCAAGGACAGGCTGCTCTCCGAGGTATTTGACTATGATGATCCGGTCGGCTCGAACGCGGTCGAGGTCTACATCACCCGCCTGCGCAAGAAACTGGCGCCGGATGGGCCAAAGATCACATCGCTGCGCGGGCTCGGCTATATGATGGATGTGTCCTGA
- a CDS encoding DUF2493 domain-containing protein has protein sequence MTSFAGFADFNEHYESLTTTENFAGAFAGELERAQLSIHDEPTSADMPDPDAARLCTQQMVAELFALMGDTRLAPLASRIAWGMVNSFHKVAQQIAREEDDAARNLGELARIQDPSEIHALEVEEKQRLCESLSEALAAIECMRDHAAEVYRVETGKPWSATSGSRTSRALTASQIEARDFLAARAQSRREAHAPTGPVVVVSGGSAWQAHEPLWQRLDLIRERVPHMTLATTAQRSGTDAIAAAWAASRGVPIVAFRLNRAKGNSAGFDRNRQLVALSPVEAIICEGSGLQVNLAQRCREAGVPLTIFRAAQFAQVEGSKAA, from the coding sequence ATGACGAGCTTTGCCGGCTTTGCTGATTTCAACGAGCATTACGAGAGCCTCACCACGACGGAGAATTTCGCCGGAGCCTTCGCGGGCGAACTCGAACGCGCCCAGCTTTCGATCCATGACGAACCCACCAGCGCCGACATGCCCGACCCCGACGCGGCGCGGCTTTGCACACAGCAAATGGTGGCGGAACTCTTCGCACTGATGGGGGACACGCGCCTTGCTCCGCTGGCCTCGCGCATCGCCTGGGGTATGGTCAATTCCTTTCACAAAGTCGCCCAGCAGATCGCCCGCGAAGAGGACGACGCGGCCCGTAACCTTGGCGAACTAGCCCGTATTCAAGACCCTTCAGAAATCCACGCGCTCGAAGTGGAAGAGAAGCAGCGCCTTTGCGAATCCTTGAGCGAAGCGCTGGCAGCCATCGAGTGTATGCGCGATCATGCCGCCGAAGTGTACCGCGTCGAAACCGGCAAACCATGGTCGGCCACCAGCGGGAGCCGTACCTCTCGCGCCCTCACCGCCTCGCAGATCGAGGCGCGCGATTTTCTCGCCGCCCGCGCGCAATCGCGCCGCGAGGCCCACGCCCCCACAGGGCCGGTTGTGGTGGTGTCGGGCGGGTCCGCATGGCAGGCCCACGAACCGCTCTGGCAGCGCCTTGACCTGATCCGTGAGCGCGTGCCCCATATGACTTTGGCCACCACCGCCCAGCGTTCGGGAACCGATGCCATCGCCGCTGCATGGGCCGCAAGCAGGGGCGTGCCTATTGTCGCCTTTCGCCTGAACCGCGCCAAGGGGAACAGCGCGGGCTTTGATCGCAATCGCCAGCTTGTGGCGCTCTCCCCCGTTGAAGCGATCATCTGCGAAGGATCAGGCTTGCAGGTCAATCTTGCCCAGCGTTGCCGGGAGGCGGGTGTTCCTCTCACCATCTTTCGTGCCGCGCAGTTTGCCCAAGTGGAGGGAAGCAAGGCCGCTTAA
- a CDS encoding CopG family ribbon-helix-helix protein: MNSTTMTIRVPVTLHDKLARLAQGTKRSRSYLAAEALAAYVDRELSIIEGIQQGLADVTAGKVIPHDKAMADLHAIIDAAERGKSSSQ; this comes from the coding sequence ATGAACAGCACCACCATGACGATCCGCGTGCCGGTTACCCTTCATGACAAACTGGCCCGGCTAGCGCAGGGAACCAAGCGCAGCCGGTCTTATCTGGCGGCGGAAGCTCTGGCTGCCTATGTGGATCGAGAGCTTTCCATCATCGAAGGCATCCAGCAGGGTTTGGCCGATGTGACCGCTGGTAAGGTCATTCCCCATGACAAGGCCATGGCCGACCTGCACGCCATCATTGATGCTGCCGAACGCGGCAAGTCCTCCAGCCAGTGA
- a CDS encoding ABC transporter substrate-binding protein, translating into MAAPLMLAGCSGVDGVRPGVEQALVIYSSTDRAQFDEVASAFNRIYPQIAIRYESLSASDVYERARREINSGRPAVDLVINSAMDLQIKLVNDGYAQTYASPEGAALPGWAVWKNQAYAVTSEPIVIGYNKRLVAPADLPRDHDELASLLHRRPDAFRGRVAMYDPKASPTGFLYITEDLRIDRDNWDLVAAIGLSNPQLYSSTARMIDDVSRGKMLFAYNLIGSYALDRASRDPNFGVLIPRDYMLIGSRVALIARGAPHRNAARAFLDFMLSRAGQAAFSHHGMIPLRRDVARDDMPIRAGNARAIHVGPSLMAGLDHSNRERFFAKWDASVRASNAIITTRTGSGET; encoded by the coding sequence TTGGCGGCACCCCTGATGCTTGCCGGATGTTCGGGTGTCGATGGTGTGCGCCCCGGTGTGGAGCAGGCGCTGGTCATCTACAGTTCGACCGACCGCGCCCAGTTTGACGAGGTCGCGAGCGCGTTCAACCGCATCTATCCCCAAATCGCCATCCGCTATGAATCGCTCTCGGCCAGCGATGTTTATGAGCGGGCGCGGCGCGAGATCAACAGCGGCAGGCCCGCCGTCGATCTGGTCATCAATTCGGCGATGGATCTTCAGATCAAGCTGGTCAACGACGGCTATGCCCAGACCTATGCCTCGCCCGAGGGCGCCGCGCTGCCCGGCTGGGCGGTCTGGAAAAATCAGGCCTATGCCGTCACCTCCGAACCCATCGTGATCGGTTACAACAAGCGTCTGGTGGCGCCCGCCGATCTGCCGCGCGATCATGACGAACTGGCCAGCCTGCTGCACCGGCGTCCGGATGCGTTTCGCGGGCGGGTGGCCATGTATGATCCCAAGGCCAGCCCTACCGGCTTTCTCTATATCACCGAGGATCTGCGCATCGACCGCGACAACTGGGATCTGGTGGCCGCGATCGGTCTGAGCAACCCGCAATTGTACAGTTCCACCGCGCGGATGATTGATGATGTCAGCCGCGGCAAGATGCTCTTTGCCTATAATCTGATCGGTTCCTATGCGCTGGACCGCGCGAGCCGGGATCCCAATTTCGGTGTGTTGATCCCGCGCGATTATATGCTGATCGGATCACGCGTGGCATTGATCGCGCGGGGCGCGCCCCATCGCAATGCGGCGCGCGCCTTTCTCGATTTCATGCTCTCGCGCGCCGGACAGGCCGCCTTCAGCCATCACGGGATGATCCCGCTGCGCCGCGATGTGGCGCGCGATGACATGCCGATCCGGGCGGGCAATGCGCGTGCCATCCATGTCGGGCCTTCGCTGATGGCGGGCCTCGACCACAGCAATCGCGAACGCTTTTTCGCCAAATGGGACGCCTCCGTCAGGGCGTCGAACGCCATCATAACAACCAGAACAGGGAGTGGGGAAACATGA
- a CDS encoding TonB-dependent receptor domain-containing protein has protein sequence MISKNTMSMGASLFALGLSCGFGATEAMAQEQAAPNAVTAVDIVVTGSRLRTTTFSTPTPVTALTSAALESASPGNLAEGLKQLPSVVPTGGQTAGGGTRAGGQNFLNLRGLGILRTLTLVDGRRFVPADPRLVTDVNLIPQMLVDRVDVVTGGASATYGSDAVGGVVNFVLNRKLEGLRYTVSEGISQRGDNQEFKASLAYGTKLGGIGHLILGGEYYDGSGVKGEARDFRNTAPNLLRNPSGSPTLVTGSDLRTPYTLGGLIVNGTGGTTANNALIRGMKFAPDGTLSAYNYGTLATDVGVTSGTQNGGDGYRVSTGQEIVRPLKRRSIFAHADFEITPSINFFVEGTYGWTISNFQSSPTTTTLSIARSNPYLAQAAPALVAQMTALGVTGFSMNRLTMESGPTYTGNENTAMRGLVGLEGKLGGFKWDVSYQYGRTDNHSPTYNNLITANMARAVNTARDSSGAIVCADTLSANATLRAAAAGCAPLNPFGAGAPSAAAMAYVMGTSVFDTRSEMQVADANISGDLFNLPAGSVGLALGAEWRNAKATTTSDALSQAGGYRLVNQQNFIGQYNVKEVYGELNIPLLIDKPFFHRLSASLAGRHTEYSTSGGVNTWKAGLNWQISNDLKLRGTISRDIRAPNLEDLYASGRQNNLTITDTLTNRTYSAVPNQTYGNTALRPEKAITKVLGVIYQPSWFSGFNVAVDYYDIKISDSISNIGGQTAVDQCNLTNQTSPLCAFVTRDASNAVVATRTSPINFSSQQTIGVDIEAQYRTTLRNEARLGFRLLASYVAHNRTLSPLITNPVDDAGNMITQSSGSVQPHWRGNLIANYDSDHVSVMLQGRYIGGMIWDKTKIVGVDTDFGSVGAQFYLDGEISTKFKTFGGEQTLFLNVQNILDHQPPFAPITTGATPLPTQPDLYDQVGRMFRVGIRGKF, from the coding sequence ATGATATCCAAAAATACCATGAGCATGGGGGCATCGCTGTTTGCCCTTGGGTTGAGCTGCGGGTTTGGCGCCACGGAGGCCATGGCGCAGGAACAGGCTGCGCCCAATGCGGTGACCGCTGTCGACATTGTGGTGACGGGCTCGCGTCTGCGTACCACCACCTTTTCAACGCCAACCCCGGTGACGGCCCTGACCAGTGCGGCGCTGGAATCAGCCTCCCCCGGCAATCTGGCCGAAGGGCTCAAGCAATTGCCCTCCGTCGTGCCCACCGGCGGCCAGACCGCAGGCGGCGGCACGCGGGCGGGCGGACAGAATTTCCTCAATCTGCGCGGCCTTGGCATTTTGCGCACGCTGACGCTGGTGGATGGCCGGCGTTTTGTCCCGGCCGATCCGCGTCTGGTCACGGACGTTAACCTGATCCCGCAAATGCTGGTCGATCGGGTTGATGTGGTGACGGGCGGCGCCTCGGCCACTTATGGTTCGGATGCCGTGGGCGGTGTGGTCAACTTCGTCCTCAACCGCAAGCTCGAAGGCCTGCGCTATACGGTCAGCGAGGGCATTTCGCAGCGCGGCGACAATCAGGAATTCAAGGCCTCGCTGGCCTATGGCACCAAGTTGGGGGGCATCGGCCACCTGATTTTGGGCGGCGAATATTATGATGGTTCGGGCGTTAAGGGAGAAGCGCGCGATTTCCGCAACACCGCGCCCAACCTGCTGCGCAATCCCTCGGGCAGCCCCACGCTGGTGACGGGTTCCGATCTGCGGACGCCCTACACGCTGGGCGGGTTGATCGTGAATGGCACGGGTGGCACCACGGCCAACAATGCGCTGATCCGGGGCATGAAATTCGCCCCCGATGGCACGCTCAGCGCCTATAATTACGGCACTTTGGCCACCGATGTCGGCGTCACCAGCGGTACGCAGAATGGCGGCGACGGCTATCGCGTGTCGACAGGCCAGGAAATCGTGCGCCCGTTGAAGCGCCGCTCGATCTTCGCCCATGCCGATTTTGAAATCACCCCTTCGATCAATTTCTTCGTCGAGGGCACCTATGGCTGGACGATTTCGAATTTCCAGAGCAGCCCGACCACGACCACGCTCTCCATCGCCCGCAGCAACCCCTATCTGGCGCAGGCGGCCCCCGCGCTGGTGGCGCAAATGACCGCGCTGGGCGTGACGGGCTTCAGCATGAACCGGCTGACCATGGAGTCCGGTCCGACCTATACCGGCAATGAGAACACCGCGATGCGCGGTCTGGTCGGGCTGGAAGGCAAGCTGGGCGGGTTCAAGTGGGATGTGTCCTATCAATATGGCCGTACTGACAACCACAGCCCGACCTATAACAACCTCATCACCGCCAACATGGCCCGCGCGGTCAACACCGCCCGTGACAGCAGCGGCGCTATCGTCTGCGCCGACACGTTGAGCGCCAACGCAACCCTGCGCGCGGCGGCGGCGGGATGCGCGCCTTTGAATCCGTTTGGCGCGGGTGCGCCCTCGGCGGCGGCCATGGCCTATGTGATGGGCACTTCGGTGTTCGATACGCGCAGCGAAATGCAGGTGGCCGACGCCAATATTTCGGGCGATCTGTTCAACCTGCCCGCCGGGTCTGTGGGCCTCGCGCTGGGCGCGGAATGGCGCAATGCCAAGGCCACCACGACCTCGGATGCGCTCTCGCAGGCGGGCGGCTATCGTCTGGTCAATCAGCAGAACTTCATCGGCCAGTATAACGTCAAGGAAGTGTACGGCGAACTCAACATCCCGCTGCTGATCGACAAGCCCTTCTTCCACCGCCTCTCGGCCAGCCTGGCCGGGCGCCACACCGAATATTCGACCAGCGGCGGGGTGAACACTTGGAAGGCGGGCCTGAACTGGCAGATTTCCAATGATCTGAAACTGCGCGGCACGATCTCACGCGATATTCGCGCGCCCAATCTGGAGGATCTCTATGCCTCGGGCCGCCAGAACAACCTCACGATCACCGATACGCTGACCAACCGCACCTATTCGGCGGTGCCCAATCAGACCTATGGCAACACCGCGCTGCGCCCGGAAAAGGCGATCACCAAGGTGTTGGGCGTGATCTATCAGCCGAGCTGGTTTAGCGGCTTCAACGTTGCGGTCGATTATTATGACATCAAGATCAGCGATTCGATTTCCAATATCGGCGGCCAGACGGCGGTGGATCAGTGCAACCTGACCAACCAGACCTCGCCGCTCTGCGCCTTTGTCACCCGCGATGCGAGCAATGCGGTGGTGGCCACGCGCACCTCGCCGATCAACTTCTCCTCGCAACAGACCATTGGCGTCGACATCGAGGCGCAATATCGCACCACTCTGCGTAATGAGGCCCGGCTCGGCTTCCGCCTGCTCGCCAGCTATGTCGCGCATAACCGCACGCTCAGCCCGCTCATTACCAATCCGGTCGATGATGCGGGCAATATGATCACCCAGTCGAGCGGCTCGGTTCAGCCGCATTGGCGCGGCAATCTGATCGCCAATTATGACAGCGACCATGTCAGCGTCATGCTGCAAGGCCGTTATATCGGCGGGATGATCTGGGATAAGACCAAGATCGTGGGCGTCGATACCGACTTCGGCTCGGTGGGTGCGCAATTCTATCTCGACGGCGAAATCTCGACGAAGTTCAAGACTTTCGGCGGCGAGCAGACGCTGTTCCTCAATGTCCAGAACATCCTCGATCATCAGCCGCCCTTTGCGCCCATCACCACCGGCGCGACCCCGCTGCCCACCCAACCCGATCTCTATGATCAGGTGGGCCGCATGTTCCGTGTCGGCATTCGCGGCAAATTCTGA